The genomic DNA ACTGCCTTTTgcctttctgcttgaaaatgtaaAGATATTGTATAAAAATTCCTTGTTGGTCACTCCAGTGGGTGAAAGGAACCAGCAAAGAGATAATGGCCAATAAACTTCCATAGAAATGGAAAAACCAGAAATGGAAAACCAGCAAAAATTTCCATTCAAACCATgccaaaaatttaaactgatatATCATTATGATAGTAAATTGATGACCTACAGGAAGTTCATGTCAACTAATACTGATACATAACCAAtcacaaaaaataagaaaaatgatatcGCACTTCATGCGGGTTCACCTGTTACAAGGCACCAATGAATAACAAGCTTACCTAGTCTGAGCATTCCTTCACCATTTCTCATGTTGTTGTACCACTCTCCCTCATAAACTGAACCATCAGAAAAGTACATTCTTCCCCACCCACTTCGTTTATCAGCATACCACTCTCCTTCAAAGTATTCATTATATGAGTAGAAATTTGTTCCATAACCctgcaaaagaaacaataaacaaTTTATTATGAATGGACACATCAGTTGCatacaggaaaaaaacatgatttacTAGTATCTTTTACATCAGTTTAGAAACTCCAATAGCACCCTTCTTGATATGACAGCAATACTAATATTCACATGTTACTAAAAGTAGCAAGATTTCTGCACTTTGCAATCTACAGGTGgtaatcaaaactaaaaaaaaataaacaaacaaataaaattccCACAGTGAAGTCATTAAACCATGTCACCCTTCTTGGGAAGTAGATATTCCTATCATGTCGAACCTTGGTCTACTAACatactttcattttttattactttgattacactccccttccccccctgccaaaagaaaaaaagccctTTACATGTAAGCTCTTGCACTGCCATTTTCAACACCAGACCATTACCTTTTTCCCACATGACCTTTCTAGGGAATAGGGATGCCAAAACCTACTGTTAAATACTTGTCAGgaataaaaataagattttttcattgttttcttagaAACTCTATCAAAATTGTAGCTGAGAGTAACTGAATATTTCTATAAATGCCATGGATACATACATGTCTCTTATCATTTTTCCATCCACCGGAGTAAACTTTCCTGTATCCTCCTCCTTCAGGAACACTGTATGTACCAAATCCACAACGATGATCATCCTTCCAGTCTCCGTCATAAATAGCACCTGACTTCTTCCATGTCATAGTTCCCtttccttttgaaataaaaacattgtaTGCTGTGATTGCCAACATAATCTGAAGGAGTAGATCTCTCCATATTTGCCAAATATCTCTCATTTGAATATGAAATAtatgaaatgaattttaaagtaatactttcctctttttttattcaaattttttttggttgcttCTCTTCTAAAGGTGTATAGTTGGTCAcatacatgtttttcttcctcACTTATCTGTTATAATCGATGGAAATGATTTATTGTTCTGTTAAATAAGACCTTTTACATTATGCAGCTAAGATACTTGTCTGCTACTGAAATGCACCTTTCATTTTGTATTGCTGTATTATTGCTAGATATTCTGTTATGCGTCAAACCACTGCTCGCCTCGACTACCTGTGGCTAACTGCATGCAGTGattactttattttgtttttcaaacctATAAATAGCTGTAAACTGTTGTACTAAACGGTAATGCAAATGTGGGTCAGGATGTTTGGGACTTCAACTGGGCTAAACATTCGAAAACTACCATGTAAGAATGTTGTAAAACATCATATAATTCGAGCTCATATGCCTTTTCCCTCAGCCAGTTGATGAGTGTAATGTTGAAAAGGTAAATATCAAGCTATCGAATACGAATGCTTTCTGCACGAGCAAATTTGTAAGATGCATGGGTAGACTTCGATTCCATAGCCACTTAccattcttttgatttttgtccCAGTCACCAGTGTACCGATCGCCGTTCACGGAATACACCGTATGATGAACACCCTTCTTCTGTGCCTTATAATCCCATTCCTTCCACAACGGTTCACTTTTCTTCGGATGTTTAGTGATCGGCATTTTGTATCTGTCTTCAATGCGAATTAGATAATTATTTACCCTCTGTAACTAAGGGCAGGCCTGGCTACCAACAGATAAATACCCATAACCCCTTTCGGTAACTGTAAACAAGATGGCAGCGCGCATAAACGAACCTTCTGTTTCGTCTTGTCGATAAATTTCTAGCTATGGAAGACTTAAGCGGGAAAAATGTAACTGAAAAGGAAGAGGAGGACTGCTATGCAATCGTGGGTAACATTCCAAAAGAATTTCACTCTTCTGATTTGCGAGCAATGTTCTCTAATTTCATCAACGATGAATCAAAGGGTTTTAAGTGTTTCCATTTCCGTCATCGTCCTGAGTTCAGACATGAGGCGGGATCGAGTGGCGAAGATAAAGAAATTAAGACGTCCTCGACCACGTGCTGTGTCATATTTATCCTAAAGACAAATCTTCAAGACCTAATCAATTGTTATCATGGCAAGAACTGGGTTGACCGACATggaaaatatttcccttctAAGGCATTTATATCAAAAATCAGAGTTAAAGAAGGAGAAGGTTGGTGTTGATGTCACCCTTAACATAATTAGATTGAGAGATTGGTTACTGTAACCTTTTTGTTAGAACTCATAGGTAGATATTTTGGCTCATCATTAAGAGTGTCACAAAAACTCGGCTCCCTGACCCGTGAAAAACTCAGAGCCCTGGGTGTCTTGTAAACTCAGACCTCTTTATTCCAACCTTTATTAAAATTTGTTGCGCTTAACAatttaaatagataaatatacaCACTATAGCACAGCCATTGTTTGCATCTTCAAAGTGAGAGCTAGCTTCAGTCTTTTCTGTGCAAAgaaatcagaaaataaaaaaaatttaatggttTTTGTCTGCCAGATGAAATAGAGTAGTTGCTAAATTTCCCAAAGAATGAGGTTCATTGGGGAGAGATGTGTGTTGTGTGATACTTGAAATTTCACTATTAATACAATGTCAAATATTTAGCCATGAAAATGTCATGCTTcaaaaaatctgtgaatttaAATAAGATCCTCTCCCTCCTTAAACTTTTCTAGCATATCCTTGAATAAAATAAGTATTATTTCTTAACTTATACAGAACACTTAAGCTCATGTGttacaaattttccttctttttcttagGTTCTTCAGAAGACCTTTatagaacaaaacaagaaaaaaaacaaaatctttctccAAGGACAAACTTAGAGTTTTCACAACATGACCTTAGGGAAATGATAGAGCTTCACCCTCCTGCTTTGATGCCCAATGGAAATGTTGGAACATCCTTGTCTATATTTAGGGAATTGATAAGAACTTGCAAGCTACCTCCTCATGTGATCAAAAAACTAGATCTTAATTTTTCTATGGGAAAGTCCAAAAAGAAGTACAGCAATGTTCCACTGGATTACACAAGCCTGGAAAAAGGAAGGGTTCTTTTGAAATCAGCACCAAATGACAGAGAACACCACTTGGGAGTGAATGCAAAACAAAGTGATTTACTGAGGGAGAGTTCTTTGTTAACTACTGATAGACCAGAAACTCAAAGTTCCAAACAggataatgatgaaaatgtttCTGAGAGAGAAGATAATGATGTGGTTTATGCCAGTGGTGGTAATGGTGAGAGCGATGAAGAGGAATGGGAGAGACATGAATCATTGCACAATGATGTCACAAGTCAGGAACGCACAAAAGAGAGATTATTTGAAGAGGATATTGAACTTAAGTGGGAGAAAGGTGGTAGTGGGCTTGTCTTTTACACTGATG from Pocillopora verrucosa isolate sample1 chromosome 2, ASM3666991v2, whole genome shotgun sequence includes the following:
- the LOC131771841 gene encoding G patch domain-containing protein 3, translating into MEDLSGKNVTEKEEEDCYAIVGNIPKEFHSSDLRAMFSNFINDESKGFKCFHFRHRPEFRHEAGSSGEDKEIKTSSTTCCVIFILKTNLQDLINCYHGKNWVDRHGKYFPSKAFISKIRVKEGEGSSEDLYRTKQEKKQNLSPRTNLEFSQHDLREMIELHPPALMPNGNVGTSLSIFRELIRTCKLPPHVIKKLDLNFSMGKSKKKYSNVPLDYTSLEKGRVLLKSAPNDREHHLGVNAKQSDLLRESSLLTTDRPETQSSKQDNDENVSEREDNDVVYASGGNGESDEEEWERHESLHNDVTSQERTKERLFEEDIELKWEKGGSGLVFYTDAAFWKQHEEADFDEETADDWDVDMEIYENPGGGDKDSRDLLQMRIEKQWRKGNDIDLNQIGGFEKHTKGFGGQMMRKQGWKEGGCLGSSQKGITEPVFAEGQLPKCKRGLGYYGEKLQRHVKRTKVERIISTVYDELDSNEEKLFESWGPDKLKNRVANE
- the LOC131771846 gene encoding MORN repeat-containing protein 3-like, which gives rise to MPITKHPKKSEPLWKEWDYKAQKKGVHHTVYSVNGDRYTGDWDKNQKNGKGTMTWKKSGAIYDGDWKDDHRCGFGTYSVPEGGGYRKVYSGGWKNDKRHGYGTNFYSYNEYFEGEWYADKRSGWGRMYFSDGSVYEGEWYNNMRNGEGMLRLANENRYEGQWKDDKKHGKGKFFYLDRGQMYTGVWCDDIPKCGTVEDFGRHEAPNPTTYPLPECKLQDTRGVIKEAEDTFLDEQQS